In Bacillus sp. KH172YL63, one genomic interval encodes:
- a CDS encoding small, acid-soluble spore protein, alpha/beta type, which translates to MSRRRGIMSDQLKAEIAQELGFYDVVQKDGWGGITSRDAGNMVKRAVELASAQFSQTHSR; encoded by the coding sequence ATGAGTAGAAGAAGAGGCATCATGTCGGATCAGTTAAAAGCGGAAATCGCACAGGAACTCGGGTTCTACGATGTTGTCCAAAAGGATGGATGGGGCGGAATCACGTCCCGGGATGCGGGGAATATGGTGAAGCGGGCAGTCGAACTCGCCAGCGCACAGTTTTCCCAAACACATTCACGATGA
- the ispE gene encoding 4-(cytidine 5'-diphospho)-2-C-methyl-D-erythritol kinase: MRLLVKAPAKINLSLDVLHKRSDGYHEVEMVMTTIDLADRIELTNLSEDTIKILSHNRFVPDDGRNLAYQAAQLLKTRMNIKKGVAISIDKVIPVAAGLAGGSSDAAATLKGLNRLWDLGLSMDELAELGAEIGSDVSFCVYGGTALASGRGEKIKHLPAPPNCWVILAKPTIGVSTADVYKNLDLKHVNHPNTQGMVSALENGSYHDICSNLGNVLESVTLDMHPEVSHIKDQMERFGADAVLMSGSGPTVYGLVQYESRLHRIYNGLRGFCDQVFAVRMLGD; encoded by the coding sequence ATGAGGTTATTAGTGAAGGCGCCGGCAAAAATTAACCTATCACTTGATGTTTTACATAAACGTTCAGATGGTTACCATGAAGTTGAGATGGTTATGACGACAATCGATTTAGCAGATAGAATCGAGCTGACGAATCTTTCCGAAGACACAATCAAGATTCTTTCGCATAATCGATTTGTACCGGACGATGGAAGAAATCTTGCCTATCAGGCTGCACAGCTGTTAAAGACAAGGATGAATATCAAAAAAGGAGTGGCCATCTCCATTGATAAAGTCATCCCGGTTGCAGCAGGTTTAGCAGGAGGAAGCAGTGACGCGGCGGCGACGCTTAAAGGGCTGAACCGATTATGGGATTTAGGTCTCAGCATGGACGAGCTTGCCGAACTTGGTGCTGAAATTGGTTCTGACGTTTCATTCTGTGTCTACGGTGGAACTGCACTCGCATCGGGAAGAGGGGAAAAGATCAAGCATCTCCCTGCCCCGCCGAACTGCTGGGTCATCCTGGCAAAACCGACGATAGGGGTATCAACTGCCGATGTTTATAAAAATTTAGACCTGAAACATGTGAACCACCCGAATACACAAGGGATGGTTTCGGCTTTAGAAAATGGAAGTTATCATGATATATGCTCCAATTTGGGGAACGTACTGGAATCTGTGACCCTGGATATGCATCCTGAAGTGTCACACATCAAAGATCAAATGGAGCGGTTTGGCGCAGACGCGGTATTGATGAGCGGAAGCGGCCCGACGGTATATGGATTAGTGCAATATGAATCAAGACTTCATCGAATCTATAATGGTTTAAGAGGTTTTTGTGACCAGGTGTTCGCAGTGCGGATGCTGGGAGATTAA
- the purR gene encoding pur operon repressor: MKFKRSERLIDMTHYLLERPHQLVPLTFFSERYGSAKSSISEDLTIVKETFEGRGVGTVQTVPGAAGGVKYVPKVNRGEAKEMIDELCVQLESADRLLPGGYLYMTDLLGNPQLMKSVGKLLASAFAEKDIDVIMTVATKGIPIANAVASYLNVPVVIVRRDSRVTEGSTVSINYVSGSSKRIQSMVLSKRSLKEGSKVLVVDDFMKAGGTINGMKNLLDEFSATLSGIGVLVESNSMDDRLVDDYVSLLKLSNVNEKDKQISLTEGNYFQSNLTFLP; the protein is encoded by the coding sequence GTGAAGTTTAAGCGTAGTGAACGATTAATTGATATGACCCATTACTTATTGGAACGTCCCCACCAACTTGTTCCTTTGACTTTTTTCTCTGAGCGGTACGGTTCGGCTAAGTCCTCCATCAGTGAGGATTTAACGATTGTAAAGGAAACATTTGAAGGACGGGGTGTTGGCACGGTCCAAACGGTTCCAGGCGCAGCTGGTGGAGTGAAGTATGTGCCGAAAGTCAATCGCGGGGAAGCAAAAGAAATGATCGATGAGCTTTGTGTCCAATTGGAGAGCGCCGATCGATTATTGCCTGGCGGCTATTTATACATGACTGATCTGCTTGGCAATCCCCAGCTGATGAAGAGTGTAGGTAAGCTGTTGGCATCTGCCTTTGCGGAAAAGGACATCGATGTCATCATGACCGTAGCGACAAAGGGGATACCGATTGCCAATGCGGTCGCTTCCTACCTGAATGTTCCGGTTGTAATCGTCAGACGGGACAGCCGTGTGACGGAAGGATCGACAGTGAGCATCAACTATGTGTCCGGGTCATCCAAGCGGATCCAGTCCATGGTCCTCTCTAAGAGAAGCCTGAAGGAAGGCAGTAAAGTCCTGGTTGTCGATGATTTCATGAAGGCCGGCGGAACGATCAACGGCATGAAGAACCTGTTGGATGAATTCTCGGCAACACTTTCCGGAATCGGGGTCCTGGTCGAATCCAACAGCATGGATGATCGATTGGTCGACGACTATGTGTCACTGTTAAAACTGTCCAATGTAAATGAAAAAGACAAACAGATTTCCTTGACTGAAGGAAACTATTTTCAATCCAATCTAACATTTCTACCATAA
- a CDS encoding RidA family protein codes for MRVVSTNQAPAAIGPYSQGMIVNNMFYSSGQIPLTAEGTMIEGDVAEQTHQVFRNLQAVLAEAGASLESVVKATVFIKDMNDFGTINEVYGEYFSNHKPARSCVEVARLPKDAKVEIEVIALVK; via the coding sequence ATGCGTGTAGTTTCTACAAATCAAGCACCAGCGGCAATTGGTCCTTATTCTCAAGGTATGATCGTCAATAATATGTTCTATAGTTCAGGGCAGATACCATTGACGGCAGAAGGTACGATGATTGAAGGCGACGTAGCTGAACAAACCCATCAGGTGTTCCGTAACCTGCAGGCTGTATTGGCAGAAGCAGGAGCGTCATTGGAATCGGTCGTCAAAGCCACAGTGTTCATAAAAGATATGAATGATTTTGGTACGATCAATGAAGTGTACGGTGAATATTTCAGTAATCACAAACCCGCCCGTTCTTGTGTAGAGGTGGCACGCTTACCGAAAGATGCCAAGGTTGAAATCGAAGTAATCGCACTCGTGAAGTAA
- the spoVG gene encoding septation regulator SpoVG yields the protein MEVTDVRLRRVNTDGRMRAIASITLDNEFVVHDIRVIDGNNGLFVAMPSKRTPDGEFRDIAHPINSGTRGKIQDAVLAEYHRLGELEEVELEEAGAS from the coding sequence ATGGAAGTAACTGACGTAAGATTACGCCGAGTAAACACCGACGGTCGCATGCGAGCTATCGCATCTATTACACTGGATAATGAATTTGTTGTTCATGACATTCGTGTGATTGATGGGAACAACGGCTTATTCGTAGCGATGCCAAGCAAACGGACTCCGGATGGAGAATTCCGTGACATTGCTCACCCAATTAATTCGGGAACCCGCGGCAAGATCCAGGATGCCGTTTTAGCTGAGTATCATCGATTAGGTGAGTTGGAAGAAGTTGAGTTAGAAGAAGCTGGGGCTTCCTAA
- the glmU gene encoding bifunctional UDP-N-acetylglucosamine diphosphorylase/glucosamine-1-phosphate N-acetyltransferase GlmU → MTNRYAVILAAGQGTRMKSKLYKVLHPVCGKPMVEHVVDQISTLHIEKTVTIVGHGAELVKSHLEGKSEFALQAEQLGTAHAVMQSEDVLGDLEGTTLVVCGDTPLIKGETMEALVKHHEGQGAKATILTAHTESPDGYGRIIRNADGLVERIVEHKDASEDERRVNEINTGTYCFDNKALFDALKKVSNDNVQGEYYLPDVIEILQSEGEIVSAYQTGDFSETLGVNDRVALSQAEVTMKHRINEYHMRNGVTITDPANTYIDADVTIGRDTVILPGTVLKGSTVIGEDSVIGPQSEVKDCKIGDRTVLKQSVAHDSTIGSDVQVGPFAHIRPASTIEDEGKIGNFVEIKKATFGKGSKASHLSYIGDAEVGKDVNIGCGSITVNYDGKNKHLTKIEDGVFVGCNSNLVAPVNVGKGAYIAAGSTITEDVPGESLSIARARQVNKENYVQNLNHKK, encoded by the coding sequence ATGACAAATCGATATGCCGTTATATTAGCTGCCGGACAAGGGACGAGAATGAAGTCGAAGCTGTATAAAGTTCTTCATCCTGTTTGTGGCAAGCCGATGGTGGAACATGTGGTCGACCAAATTTCTACACTACATATAGAGAAGACTGTCACAATCGTAGGTCATGGCGCCGAGCTTGTGAAGTCCCATTTAGAGGGGAAGAGTGAATTCGCCCTTCAGGCTGAGCAATTAGGCACAGCCCATGCTGTCATGCAGTCTGAGGATGTCCTGGGTGACTTGGAAGGGACAACTTTGGTTGTATGTGGAGATACGCCACTCATCAAGGGAGAGACGATGGAAGCGTTGGTAAAGCATCATGAAGGTCAAGGTGCCAAGGCGACCATTTTGACTGCTCATACAGAATCCCCTGATGGATATGGCCGGATCATCCGTAATGCTGATGGACTGGTTGAGCGCATTGTGGAGCATAAGGATGCTTCAGAAGATGAGCGACGTGTGAATGAAATCAATACCGGAACGTATTGTTTTGATAATAAAGCGTTATTCGATGCCTTGAAGAAGGTTTCCAATGACAACGTACAAGGCGAATATTATTTGCCGGATGTGATCGAGATCCTTCAATCTGAAGGTGAGATCGTGAGTGCCTACCAAACGGGTGACTTCAGTGAAACATTGGGTGTGAATGACCGTGTTGCGTTATCACAGGCAGAGGTCACGATGAAACACCGTATCAATGAATATCATATGCGCAATGGTGTAACGATAACAGATCCAGCCAATACGTATATCGATGCGGATGTAACGATCGGCCGTGATACGGTAATCCTGCCAGGGACTGTCCTTAAGGGAAGCACTGTGATCGGTGAGGATTCCGTGATCGGACCCCAGTCAGAGGTAAAGGACTGCAAGATCGGGGACCGTACTGTGTTGAAGCAATCCGTTGCCCATGACAGCACGATCGGATCAGATGTACAAGTTGGACCGTTTGCCCATATCCGTCCTGCTTCTACGATTGAAGATGAAGGAAAGATCGGTAACTTCGTTGAAATCAAGAAAGCGACATTCGGTAAGGGCAGTAAAGCATCACACTTAAGCTATATCGGTGACGCTGAGGTTGGCAAGGATGTCAACATTGGATGTGGCTCGATTACCGTCAACTATGACGGGAAGAACAAGCACCTGACGAAGATTGAAGACGGCGTATTCGTCGGCTGCAATTCGAATCTGGTTGCACCTGTCAATGTAGGGAAAGGGGCATACATCGCTGCCGGATCTACAATTACGGAAGATGTTCCGGGAGAATCATTATCGATTGCAAGAGCCCGCCAAGTAAATAAAGAAAATTATGTTCAAAATCTAAATCATAAGAAATAA
- a CDS encoding ribose-phosphate diphosphokinase, translating to MPNSYINSKLKIFSLNSNYHLAKEIADEVGVELGKSSVKRFSDGEIQINIEESIRGCDVFVIQSTCAPVNENLMELLIMVDALKRASAKTINIVMPYYGYARQDRKARAREPITAKLVANLLETAGATRVITLDLHAPQIQGFFDILIDHLMGVPILADYFEERGFNTEDLVIVSPDHGGVTRARKLAERLKAPIAIIDKRRPKPNVAEVMNIVGNIDGKIAILIDDIIDTAGTITLAANALVENGAKEVYACCTHPVLSGPAIERIENSNIKELVVTNSIPLGEEKMIGKVKSLSVAPLISEAIIRVYEQQSVSTLFD from the coding sequence ATGCCAAACTCTTATATTAATTCCAAGTTGAAAATCTTTTCTCTTAATTCGAACTACCACCTTGCCAAGGAAATTGCCGATGAAGTAGGGGTTGAACTGGGTAAATCGTCTGTTAAACGCTTCAGTGACGGCGAAATCCAAATCAACATCGAGGAAAGTATCCGTGGCTGTGACGTCTTCGTCATCCAATCCACGTGTGCGCCTGTTAACGAAAACTTGATGGAGCTATTGATCATGGTCGATGCATTGAAGCGTGCTTCCGCTAAAACGATCAACATCGTGATGCCTTACTACGGCTATGCCCGCCAGGACCGTAAAGCAAGAGCCCGTGAGCCGATCACGGCGAAATTAGTGGCGAACCTGCTGGAGACAGCCGGTGCGACGCGTGTGATCACGCTGGACCTTCATGCCCCTCAAATTCAAGGTTTCTTCGATATCCTGATTGATCATCTGATGGGCGTTCCGATTCTTGCGGACTACTTTGAGGAAAGAGGATTCAATACGGAAGACCTCGTGATTGTATCTCCTGACCACGGTGGAGTGACGAGAGCACGTAAGCTTGCAGAGCGTCTGAAAGCACCTATTGCGATCATCGATAAGCGCCGTCCGAAGCCTAACGTGGCAGAGGTGATGAACATCGTTGGTAATATCGACGGGAAGATTGCGATCTTGATCGACGATATCATTGATACTGCAGGTACGATCACACTTGCTGCGAATGCATTGGTAGAAAACGGAGCGAAGGAAGTATATGCTTGCTGTACGCACCCTGTTCTATCCGGCCCGGCAATCGAACGTATCGAAAACTCTAATATTAAAGAGCTTGTTGTCACGAACTCCATCCCTCTAGGGGAAGAGAAAATGATTGGCAAAGTGAAGTCGCTGTCTGTTGCTCCGTTGATCAGTGAAGCGATCATCCGCGTATATGAGCAGCAATCAGTCAGCACGCTTTTTGATTAA
- a CDS encoding 50S ribosomal protein L25/general stress protein Ctc, with protein sequence MATELKANKRKDFKRSSLTKLRHEGNIPGVVYGYKADNTAISVDAITFIKTIREVGRNGIISLNVDGNKQNVILSDYQQDHLKDAVTHVDFLAVNMSEEIDADVRIELVGEAAGVKDGGVLQQPLHEVSVTAKPNDIPESIEVDVTELQVGETVTISDVRDKYSVTLNEEDDRTIASILAPRQEEEINSGEEQEAGTPDNEEGRETEASEESESTEE encoded by the coding sequence ATGGCAACAGAATTGAAAGCTAATAAAAGGAAAGATTTTAAGCGATCTTCATTAACAAAGCTGAGACATGAGGGGAATATCCCTGGTGTTGTCTATGGCTACAAAGCAGACAACACAGCGATCAGCGTAGACGCGATCACTTTCATTAAAACAATACGTGAAGTGGGAAGAAACGGAATTATATCCTTAAATGTAGACGGAAATAAACAAAATGTCATTTTAAGTGACTATCAGCAGGATCATTTAAAGGATGCGGTGACACATGTAGATTTCCTTGCGGTCAATATGTCAGAGGAAATTGACGCTGATGTACGCATCGAGCTTGTTGGTGAAGCGGCAGGAGTGAAAGACGGAGGAGTCCTACAGCAACCGCTACATGAAGTATCTGTCACAGCCAAACCAAATGATATTCCAGAATCGATCGAAGTGGATGTGACTGAGCTTCAGGTAGGAGAAACGGTCACGATCAGTGATGTCCGCGATAAATACAGTGTGACCCTGAATGAAGAGGACGACCGTACGATTGCTTCGATCCTTGCGCCAAGACAGGAAGAAGAAATCAACAGCGGTGAAGAGCAGGAAGCGGGTACACCTGATAACGAAGAAGGCAGAGAAACGGAAGCCAGTGAAGAAAGTGAATCAACGGAAGAATAA
- the pth gene encoding aminoacyl-tRNA hydrolase, with product MKLIVGLGNPGSQYEKTRHNIGFVIIDALAERLGVSLNQSKFKGVYGTYHYKGEKVVLLKPLTYMNLSGESIVPLMDYFNIEDEDLLVIYDDLDLPVGKLRLRQKGSAGGHNGIKSTIAHLGSQQFNRLRVGIDRPTNGMSVPDYVLGKFTKEEQGELDKAISTSVEACETWLDKPFLEVMNKFN from the coding sequence ATGAAGTTAATCGTTGGATTAGGAAACCCGGGTTCACAGTATGAGAAAACACGCCATAATATCGGGTTTGTGATCATTGATGCGTTAGCCGAGCGGTTGGGCGTTTCGCTGAATCAATCTAAGTTTAAAGGGGTTTACGGCACCTATCACTATAAAGGTGAAAAAGTAGTGCTGTTAAAGCCGCTTACGTATATGAATTTATCCGGAGAGAGCATTGTGCCACTCATGGATTACTTTAATATAGAAGATGAAGATTTACTGGTCATCTATGATGATCTGGATTTACCGGTCGGCAAACTGCGTTTAAGACAGAAGGGGAGTGCCGGCGGGCATAACGGAATCAAATCCACCATCGCCCATTTAGGTTCCCAGCAGTTCAACCGTCTCCGGGTAGGGATCGATCGCCCGACCAATGGGATGAGCGTCCCTGATTATGTACTTGGGAAATTTACAAAGGAAGAACAGGGCGAGCTCGACAAAGCCATTTCCACCAGTGTAGAAGCCTGCGAAACATGGCTTGATAAACCATTTCTCGAAGTCATGAATAAATTCAACTAG